The Gemmatimonadota bacterium genome includes the window ATCGGGAGGTCCATTCGCCGGCTCCAGTCCACCATCGACCCGTCATACATTTTGGTACGCCTGCCCAGCGCCCGCGCCACGAGATAGAGGGCCGCCGCCCGGGTTCCGACCCGGCAATACGTCACGATCGTCGCGCCATCGGTCACACCCGCCGCCCGGAACATCGCGATCAGCGTCGCGGGGTCCTTGGCCTTTCCCTTCTCAAACAGCGAATTCCAATCGAGATTGACCGCCCCCGGAATGTGCCCCGCCCGCGGCACCCCGTCCTCCGCCACCGCCCCCGTATACTCGTCCGCCCTCCGAGCATCGACCACAACCACCCGCGGGTCGCCCGCGGCCGCCCGAACCCAATCCGCCTCAACCACCAACGAATCCCTCGCCGTCACCGTAAGCCCCCCCACTCTCCCGCCGAGCGCCGAGACCGGATGCCCCTCTGCCCTCCATCTCCCAAGACCGCCGTTCAGTACCACGGTGCGTTCGGCCAGTCCGAGATAGTCCAAGGTGTAGAACAAGCGGCTGACCGCGAGGATCTCGCCGTAGAGCAGAATCTTGGAGCCGTCCGTGACGCCAAGACTCTCCAGCAAGGAATCGAGCGCGGCCGGCGGCGGCAACTCGGTGGCAATCCCGTTCCGCTCCGTTACGAAGCTGCTCATGGCCACAAACCGGGCCCCCTCGATGTGCGACGAATCGTAGGCCGCCCGATTGCGATCGACATGGAGGACGACCAGCCCCTCCTCGCCGTAATGATGGTGGAGCCAGTCGGGGTCGACGAAGTAGGCAAGGCCTTCGCTGGGCGGCTGGGCGGCGGCCCGGGGCGGCGGCCCGACGAGCGGGAGTTCGCTTCGGGGACTCCAGTCCCGCATCGATCCGTCGTAGATCTTCGGCCGGTGCCCCAGCAGCCGGGCAATGAAATAGAGGTGGCTGGCCCGGAGTCCGACGGTGCAATAAGTGACGATCTGTTTGCCATTGGTGCCGCCCGCGGCCGACAGCAGGGCCTCGAGTTGCCGGGGGTTGACCAGGGTCGAGGCCACGCCGTTCAGGGCGCCGGCCCCGTCGGAGTAGGTCTGATCCCACGGCAAATTCTCGG containing:
- a CDS encoding sulfurtransferase, which codes for MPFSLLLPLLLAANAPNPNLLVTAQWLAANRQNPRVVVLQIGRDRADYDRGHIPGARFITASKLWTTTGPGVELPTVAYLDSLFESVGISSNSRIILYGEAWTTPRAFLALDYLGLGDQSAILDGGLIQWKAAGQSVSTEAPVVTAGTIEPKPRPEIVVDAEWIKQHLNDTNVVLVDGRSAEEYAGTTEAERLPRYGHIPGAENLPWDQTYSDGAGALNGVASTLVNPRQLEALLSAAGGTNGKQIVTYCTVGLRASHLYFIARLLGHRPKIYDGSMRDWSPRSELPLVGPPPRAAAQPPSEGLAYFVDPDWLHHHYGEEGLVVLHVDRNRAAYDSSHIEGARFVAMSSFVTERNGIATELPPPAALDSLLESLGVTDGSKILLYGEILAVSRLFYTLDYLGLAERTVVLNGGLGRWRAEGHPVSALGGRVGGLTVTARDSLVVEADWVRAAAGDPRVVVVDARRADEYTGAVAEDGVPRAGHIPGAVNLDWNSLFEKGKAKDPATLIAMFRAAGVTDGATIVTYCRVGTRAAALYLVARALGRRTKMYDGSMVDWSRRMDLPIATGAAAGSMR